A portion of the Lolium rigidum isolate FL_2022 chromosome 1, APGP_CSIRO_Lrig_0.1, whole genome shotgun sequence genome contains these proteins:
- the LOC124655459 gene encoding uncharacterized protein LOC124655459, producing MDQSGFSSEHSWPDLPPELLGLVLSRLPSHADRVRVAAVCHPWRSKARLLRPLPPLLPWLALCDGSFLSLPDGAVHRLPVPDGVSSRFSTGSMLVLVHGDDTYSLMNPSPARTTPLPELDLCLQRKPIVQKVVVSDHLVAALVKVKKLNNTTTTKVITSARGQQCDTAVKWPVPAGSFINDIALIKGKLYILTTEVEHYQHELHILDGRREQTAIRRMPKGDDDYEESWYNPYSTDNYVPRYYLVVSGDRLLMVERRINQPPMFPRDSGIVKRTRHFEVFEAADLSSGRGRWIEVDTLMGRALFVSKGCSESLPAAGQCSDIGVQEDCIYFMNEDDAYTDKHEKIRENPMLDSGVYNMRDKTVMPLLLEAAPTPATGDGLWSPTWLFPET from the coding sequence ATGGACCAGTCAGGCTTCTCCAGCGAGCACTCATGGCCAGATCTCCCGCCGGAGCTGTTGGGCCTCGTGCTGTCGCGGCTGCCGTCGCACGCCGACCGCGTCCGCGTCGCCGCCGTATGCCACCCATGGCGCTCGAAGGCGCGGCTGCTGCGGCCTCTACCCCcgctgctcccgtggctcgccctcTGCGACGGCTCCTTCCTTAGCCTCCCCGACGGCGCGGTCCACCGCCTGCCCGTCCCTGATGGCGTCTCCAGCAGATTCTCCACCGGAAGCATGCTCGTCCTGGTGCACGGCGACGACACGTACTCGCTGATGAACCCTTCCCCTGCAAGGACGACCCCTCTCCCCGAGCTGGATCTCTGTCTTCAGAGAAAGCCGATCGTGCAGAAGGTGGTCGTGTCCGATCACCTCGTCGCCGCTCTGGTCAAGGTGAAAAAATTGAACAACACCACGACCACGAAAGTCATCACCTCTGCTCGTGGGCAGCAATGCGACACCGCAGTGAAGTGGCCCGTGCCTGCAGGGAGCTTCATCAACGACATTGCACTCATCAAAGGAAAGCTCTACATTCTCACCACAGAAGTGGAGCACTATCAACATGAGCTCCATATCCTGGACGGCAGGCGAGAGCAGACAGCCATACGCAGGATGCCAAAAGgcgacgacgactacgaggagTCATGGTATAACCCTTACTCGACTGACAATTACGTGCCGCGGTACTATCTTGTCGTCTCTGGCGATCGGCTGCTGATGGTTGAGCGGAGGATCAATCAGCCGCCAATGTTTCCAAGAGACTCGGGAATTGTGAAGCGGACTCGACACTTCGAGGTTTTCGAAGCAGCGGACCTGAGCAGCGGCCGTGGACGGTGGATTGAGGTTGATACGTTGATGGGGCGTGCGCTCTTTGTCAGCAAAGGCTGCTCAGAGTCGCTCCCTGCCGCGGGTCAATGTAGCGACATCGGAGTTCAAGAAGATTGCATCTACTTTATGAATGAGGATGACGCGTACACGGACAAGCATGAGAAGATCCGTGAGAATCCTATGCTGGACTCCGGGGTGTACAATATGAGAGACAAGACAGTGATGCCGTTGCTGTTGGAGGCGGCGCCGACGCCTGCAACAGGAGACGGTCTGTGGTCTCCGACCTGGCTTTTTCCAGAGACTTGA